The bacterium genome contains the following window.
CCTCGGCGAGATGCTTGTCGTAGACGATACGTACAATGCCAGCCCGCAGTCCATGCAGGCCGCCTTCGACGTGGTTGTCCTCGCAGGGCCGGCTCGGCGGCGCGTGCTCGCGTTGGGCGAGATGCTCGAACTCGGCCCGGACTCGCCGGAGTTCCACCGCCGGGTGGGCCGGCAGGCGGCGGAGCTGCAGCCGGCGCTGCTGCTCGCGGTGGGACCCAACGCCCGCTGGTACCTGGAGGGAGCCGCCGACGCCGGTCTCGCACCCGGCGCCGCTGCCTGGGCCGGGACCACGGAAGAGGCGATCCCGTTGCTGCGCCGGGCGGTGCGGCCCGGCGATGTCGTGCTGATCAAGGGTTCGCGTGGTATCGAGATGGAGAGGGTGCTGGAGGGCCTGCGGGCCGGAATGGAGGCAACGCCGCCGTGAACGCGTTCATTGCGATACCCCTGTTGGTTCAGGTGGTCGCCGCCGGCGTGCTGGCGGCCGGCATCGTCGTGCTCGCGGGCCCCCGGACCATAGCGGCGCTCGCCGCGTGGGGACAGCAACAGCGCATCCGCGAGGACGCGCCGGCCCGGCACCAGGCGAAGACCGGTACTCCGACCATGGGCGGACTGCTGCTCATGGCTGCCATCGCCGCCGCCGCGCTGCTGGTGGCAGGCCCTGACCGCCGCGTGCTGTTTGGGCTCGCCGTGATGGGCGCCTTTGGCGCCGTGGGACTGCTGGACGATCTCCTGGCGATCCAGCACAACCGGAACCTTGGATTTCGCGCGCGCGAGCGGCTGGCGATGCAGATCATCCTGGGCCTGGCCCTGGGATACCTGGCCGCCCGTCAGTCCTGGCTTGGAACCGAAATCATCGTGCCTTGGGTGGGCCCGCTCGACCTCGGGTGGGGATACGTGATCTTCGCGGCGCTGCTCTACGTGGGGTTCACCAATGCGGTCAACCTCAGCGACGGCTTGGACGGTCTGGCCGCCGGGCTGGTCGCGGTGGCCGCGTTCGGGCTCGTCGTGGTGGCGCTGACAGCGCTGCTTTCCTCTGCCGCGGTGCTGGGTGCGGCCGTGGTCGGGGCCTGCGCAGGGTTCCTCAAGCACAACACCCACCCCGCGCGGATCTTCATGGGAGACGTTGGATCCAATGCCCTGGGCGGGGTGCTGGCCGCGCTCGCCATCATCACGAAGTCGGAGATCGCGTTCCTCTTCATCGGCGGCGTGTTCGTCGCCGAAGCCGCGTCCGTCATGATGCAGGTCGCGTACTTCAAGCTCACCGGCGGCCGGCGGATCTTCCGCATGAGCCCACTGCACCATCACTTCGAGCTGGTGGGCTGGTCGGAACCGGTCATCGTGCGCCGGTTCTACCTGGCCGGTTGGGTCTGTCTCCTGATCGGCCTGCTGGTCGCCGGCTGGTGACCGTTCGCCCGCCCGCGCGGGTCAGGGCCGTCCTGGAGCAGCTCCAGGGTCGGCGGATACACGTTCTGGGCCCCTCCGGCACCGAGGGCTCCGCCGTGACCGAGTTCCTCCTGAACCACGGCATCCGGGAGATAACGGTGCACGATCTGGAGCCGCCAGCGCGCTTCGACGAGACGCTGCGGCGCACGCACTGCTGGCTGGATTCCGAGGGGCAGGCCCGCCTGGCCGCCCGGCTGCGGGCAGCGCCCATCGCCTGGCGGCAGGGCGACCGATATCTCGAGGGAATCGAGGACGCCGGGGTCATCTTCGTCCCCCAATCCTGGTTCCGGCACCCGGAGAACGCGCCAGTGCGCGCGGCCGCCTCCCGCGGCGTTCGGCTGTCGAGCATGACGCACCTGTTCTTCGAGGTCTGGCCCGGGCCGACTCTGGGCGTCACCGGTACGAACGGCAAGTTCACGGTCGTCACGCTGATAGCCGCGATGATGGAGGCCGCCGGAGTGCCTCTCGTAGTATCGGGGAACGACCGTACGCACGTGCCTGCGCTGTACTCCCTCGACGGCGCGGATGATACGACGTGGTTGGTTCTGGAGATCAGCAACCGCCAGCTCCTCGGCCTGCCCTACAGTCCCCACATCGCGGTGGTGACCAACATCTCACCTAACCACCTGGACGACCACGGATCGCTGGAGGCCTATGTCGAGGCGAAACGCACGATCGTCCGCCACCAGGGCACGGCAGACATCGCGGTGCTCAACGCCGACGATCCCCTCGTGGAGGGAATGGCCGACGGCGCCGCGTCTTCGGTGCGCTGGTTCAGCCGGCACCGACCCGTTGCGACCGGAGCGCACCTCGACGGCGGGCGGATCGTGCTGGCCGGCGTGCCTCCCCGCCCGGTGCTGGAGGTGGGGGATCTTGCCGTGCCCGGCGCCCACATGCAGGAGAACGCCCTGGCGGCCGCCGCGGCTGCTGCGCTTGTCGGGGTCGGGCCCGGGACGATCGCGTCGGTGCTGCGCGCGTTCCGCGGCCTGCCCTACCGGTTCCGACTGGCCGCGGAGCGCGAGGGCGTTGCGTTCTACGAGGACTCGCTTGCAACCAATCCTGCCGCCGCCGCCGCGGCCATCAGGAGCATGGTCAGGCCGTTTCGCCTCATCGCCGGAGGGCTGCGCAGGGACGCCCGTGCAGACGACTTCCACCCCATGGTGCGCGCGCTGGAGGACGCGCCTGTCAGAGCGGTCTATCTGATCGGCTCGACCGCGGCCCTGCTGGCCGATGCGATCGGCGGGA
Protein-coding sequences here:
- the mraY gene encoding phospho-N-acetylmuramoyl-pentapeptide-transferase, which gives rise to MNAFIAIPLLVQVVAAGVLAAGIVVLAGPRTIAALAAWGQQQRIREDAPARHQAKTGTPTMGGLLLMAAIAAAALLVAGPDRRVLFGLAVMGAFGAVGLLDDLLAIQHNRNLGFRARERLAMQIILGLALGYLAARQSWLGTEIIVPWVGPLDLGWGYVIFAALLYVGFTNAVNLSDGLDGLAAGLVAVAAFGLVVVALTALLSSAAVLGAAVVGACAGFLKHNTHPARIFMGDVGSNALGGVLAALAIITKSEIAFLFIGGVFVAEAASVMMQVAYFKLTGGRRIFRMSPLHHHFELVGWSEPVIVRRFYLAGWVCLLIGLLVAGW
- the murD gene encoding UDP-N-acetylmuramoyl-L-alanine--D-glutamate ligase yields the protein MTVRPPARVRAVLEQLQGRRIHVLGPSGTEGSAVTEFLLNHGIREITVHDLEPPARFDETLRRTHCWLDSEGQARLAARLRAAPIAWRQGDRYLEGIEDAGVIFVPQSWFRHPENAPVRAAASRGVRLSSMTHLFFEVWPGPTLGVTGTNGKFTVVTLIAAMMEAAGVPLVVSGNDRTHVPALYSLDGADDTTWLVLEISNRQLLGLPYSPHIAVVTNISPNHLDDHGSLEAYVEAKRTIVRHQGTADIAVLNADDPLVEGMADGAASSVRWFSRHRPVATGAHLDGGRIVLAGVPPRPVLEVGDLAVPGAHMQENALAAAAAAALVGVGPGTIASVLRAFRGLPYRFRLAAEREGVAFYEDSLATNPAAAAAAIRSMVRPFRLIAGGLRRDARADDFHPMVRALEDAPVRAVYLIGSTAALLADAIGGMAVPPRVSQAGTLEAAIAAAWDAASPGDAILLSPGCESFDQFADYRQRGDRFCRLIDALPARAGRQV